The genomic window GCGGCCGACGCCGGCGTCACGCTCCTCCCGGCCGCCGCGTTCTCGGCGGTGCCGATGGACTGTCTCGCCGTCCACCTCGCCGAGCGGCTCCCGGACGCGACCGACCTCGCGCTGGGTGTCGACTCGTTTCGCGTGCCGTCGATCGGGACGATACGGACGGTCCTCGAGGGTGCCGATACCGGCGGTGCCGTTCGCCGCGACGGCCGACTCGAGAGCGTGCCGACGGCGTGGCGGACCCGCGAGATCGACTTCGGTCGCGGCGAGCGGCCGGCGGTCACGATGCCGATGGGAGACGTATCGACGGCCCACTACACGACCGGGGTTCCGAACGTCGAGGTGTACGCGGTGATGCCCCAGCCCGCTCGGCTGGCACTGCGATCGCACCGCTATCTCGCGCCGCTGTTCGAATCGAAGTCGGTTCGATGGGCGCTGAAGCAGGTGGCCGGCGTCCGCGAGGGGCCGTCGGAACGAGCCCGCGAACGCGGGTCGGCGTATATCTGGGGCGAGGCCAGTACCGACGACGAACGGGTCGTCTCCCGACTGCGGACGCCCGACCCGTACGTCGTGACCGTCGATGCGGCCGTGACGACCGCGCGGCGAGTACTCGCCCGCGGGGTCGACGACGGGTTCCAGACCCCGGCCGGTGCGTTCGGCCCCGACTTCGTACTGGAACTCGACGGCGTCGACGGCTACTTCGACGAGTCGACGCCGAACGCGTCCTCACCGGTGAGTCCGCTGCTCAGGTGACGACGCGTTCGGAGAGCGCTCTCGTCGATCCGGGACCACAACGCTATACCCGCTCCCGTTCGTACCCTGCGATCTACCCAGAATGGACACCGATCCCTCGGCCGATCGTCTCGAGGACGGCGCGGGCCGTCTCGAGTCGCACTCGACGCCCGCCCACGTCGAGGATCTCTTCGACGGGCTCACCGACTTCGCGGCCGACACCGAATCGAGCGACGCTCACGAGGAGATCCGCGAACTCGAGGGGCTCCTGTCGGCGGCCCACGAGCGGGGGCTGATCGATTCGCGGATCCGGGGGCTCCGGGTCAGCGACGCGATCGAAGCGTTCGTCGGGAGCGTGATCTTCACGTCCCCGCTGCTCGTCGAGGACGGGGTCTTCGATATCGCCGACTACCTCTTCGGCGTAACTGTCCATTCGATCCCGTTCTTCCTGATCGCGAACA from Natrinema versiforme includes these protein-coding regions:
- a CDS encoding trans-acting enoyl reductase family protein; translated protein: MPSLLCYGSYGFVGSLIAREAIDRGLDPILAGRDRDRLREQVDDLGQPGRRFDLEDPAVVAAALADVDCVLNCAGPFSNTADALVEGCLRSGTDYVDITGEIPVIEGIEDRDDAAADAGVTLLPAAAFSAVPMDCLAVHLAERLPDATDLALGVDSFRVPSIGTIRTVLEGADTGGAVRRDGRLESVPTAWRTREIDFGRGERPAVTMPMGDVSTAHYTTGVPNVEVYAVMPQPARLALRSHRYLAPLFESKSVRWALKQVAGVREGPSERARERGSAYIWGEASTDDERVVSRLRTPDPYVVTVDAAVTTARRVLARGVDDGFQTPAGAFGPDFVLELDGVDGYFDESTPNASSPVSPLLR